Proteins from one Paraburkholderia sp. BL10I2N1 genomic window:
- a CDS encoding sigma-54 dependent transcriptional regulator: MASIDLDSPAVVSADGASAQTKQRIAGEVAGLKSYGLLYGSSPAMLELYEQIERVAATDATALIIGESGTGKELIARTIHERSARREAPFIAVNCGAIPDELIEAELFGHEKGSFTGAVQGRVGYFEHANGGTLFLDEVTEMAPVRQVKLLRALETGTFFRVGGTELIHGDVRVIAATNRDPVVAMKENGLREDLMYRLAVFPLRAPPLRERDNDRELLAHHFLASMNQQEGTNKTFSKRAIETLRAWSWPGNVRELKNAVYRAFILAEKTVELPHPHIASRVKKPVTQGDSMSVWIGTPLADAQKQIILGTLKYCGGDKRRAAKTLGVSLKTLYNRLGAYGSEGEADAEEE, encoded by the coding sequence ATGGCGTCAATCGATCTGGACTCGCCGGCCGTCGTCTCAGCCGACGGCGCGTCGGCGCAGACGAAACAGCGCATCGCGGGCGAAGTTGCGGGACTGAAGTCATACGGCCTGTTGTACGGCTCGTCGCCGGCGATGCTGGAGCTTTACGAACAGATTGAACGCGTCGCGGCCACCGACGCGACCGCATTGATCATCGGCGAATCCGGCACTGGCAAGGAACTGATCGCCCGAACCATTCACGAGCGCAGCGCACGTCGTGAGGCGCCCTTCATCGCCGTCAATTGCGGCGCGATTCCTGACGAGTTGATCGAAGCCGAACTCTTCGGCCACGAGAAAGGCAGCTTTACCGGCGCCGTGCAGGGCCGCGTTGGCTATTTCGAGCACGCGAACGGCGGCACGCTGTTTCTCGACGAAGTCACCGAGATGGCGCCCGTGCGCCAGGTGAAGTTGCTGCGTGCGCTCGAAACCGGCACGTTCTTTCGCGTTGGCGGCACGGAACTGATTCATGGCGACGTGCGCGTGATCGCGGCGACCAACCGCGACCCCGTCGTCGCGATGAAGGAAAACGGTCTGCGCGAGGACCTGATGTACCGGCTCGCAGTGTTTCCGCTTCGCGCCCCGCCGCTGCGCGAACGCGACAACGATCGCGAACTGCTTGCGCATCATTTCCTCGCGTCGATGAATCAGCAGGAAGGGACGAACAAGACGTTCAGCAAACGCGCGATCGAAACGCTACGGGCCTGGTCGTGGCCCGGCAACGTGCGCGAACTGAAGAATGCGGTGTATCGGGCATTCATCCTCGCGGAGAAGACAGTCGAACTGCCGCATCCGCACATTGCGTCGCGCGTGAAGAAACCGGTCACACAGGGCGATTCGATGAGCGTATGGATCGGTACGCCGCTCGCCGACGCGCAGAAGCAGATCATCCTTGGCACGCTGAAGTACTGCGGCGGCGACAAGCGGCGCGCAGCGAAGACGCTCGGCGTGAGCCTGAAGACGCTTTACAACCGCCTTGGCGCTTACGGCAGCGAAGGCGAAGCGGACGCCGAGGAAGAATAG
- the otsA gene encoding alpha,alpha-trehalose-phosphate synthase (UDP-forming), translating into MSRLIVVSNRVAPTQEGRPAAGGLAIGVLDALKETGGVWFGWSGEIVGEPSAPVIEKQGSVTYATVGLTKRDYDQYYRGFSNTTLWPTFHYRNDLSRYDRQEYSGYLRVNVTLARRLKALLEPGDIIWVHDYHLLPFARCLRDLGVQNPIGFFLHIPFPVPEVLRTVPPHEELVKCMCSFDVVGFQTEADRQSFVDYIERGRHGTSSEDGMVHAYGRFLKVAAYPIGIYPDAIARAAEQFIDRKPVRSLRDGMRGRKLIMSVDRLDYSKGLVERFQAFERLLLNAPGWHGRVSLVQIAPPTRADVATYQRIRQNLEGEAGRINGRFAQLDWTPIQYLNRKYERSLLMALFRQSQVGYVTPLRDGMNLVAKEYVASQDPADPGVLVLSQFAGAAEQLPGALVVNPFDLSQMAEALERALSMPLAERQARHADMMAALRENNLSVWRDNFLADLRNVATASSVTAKAVKLADATAT; encoded by the coding sequence ATGAGCAGATTGATCGTGGTATCGAATCGTGTCGCACCGACCCAGGAAGGCCGTCCGGCCGCCGGTGGTCTGGCGATCGGCGTGCTGGACGCGCTGAAGGAAACCGGTGGTGTGTGGTTCGGCTGGAGTGGCGAGATCGTCGGCGAACCGTCGGCGCCCGTCATCGAAAAGCAGGGCAGCGTGACATACGCCACCGTGGGCCTCACGAAACGCGACTATGACCAGTACTACCGCGGCTTTTCCAACACCACGCTGTGGCCGACCTTCCACTATCGCAATGATCTGTCGCGCTACGACAGGCAGGAGTATTCCGGCTATCTGCGCGTCAACGTGACGCTCGCCAGGCGGCTCAAGGCGTTGCTGGAGCCGGGCGACATCATCTGGGTTCACGACTACCATTTGCTGCCGTTTGCGCGGTGCCTGCGCGACCTCGGCGTGCAGAATCCCATCGGTTTCTTCCTGCACATTCCGTTTCCGGTCCCCGAAGTGCTGCGCACCGTGCCGCCGCATGAAGAACTCGTCAAGTGCATGTGCAGCTTCGATGTGGTCGGGTTCCAGACGGAGGCGGACCGCCAGTCGTTTGTGGACTACATCGAACGCGGGCGGCACGGAACATCAAGCGAAGACGGCATGGTGCACGCCTACGGCCGCTTCCTGAAGGTCGCCGCCTATCCGATCGGCATCTATCCCGACGCCATTGCGAGAGCAGCCGAGCAGTTCATCGACCGCAAGCCGGTGCGCAGCCTGCGCGACGGCATGCGCGGCCGCAAGCTGATCATGAGTGTCGACCGGCTCGACTACTCGAAGGGGCTTGTCGAACGCTTCCAGGCCTTCGAGCGGCTGCTGCTGAACGCGCCGGGCTGGCACGGCCGTGTGTCGCTGGTGCAGATCGCGCCGCCGACGCGCGCCGACGTCGCCACCTATCAACGCATCCGGCAGAACCTCGAAGGGGAAGCCGGACGGATCAACGGTCGTTTCGCACAACTCGACTGGACGCCGATCCAGTATCTGAACCGCAAGTACGAACGCAGTCTGCTGATGGCGCTATTCCGCCAGTCGCAGGTCGGATACGTGACGCCGCTGCGCGATGGGATGAACCTTGTCGCGAAGGAATACGTGGCTTCGCAGGACCCGGCGGATCCGGGCGTGCTCGTGCTGTCGCAGTTCGCCGGCGCGGCCGAGCAGTTGCCGGGCGCGCTGGTCGTGAATCCGTTCGATCTGTCGCAGATGGCCGAGGCGCTGGAGCGTGCGCTATCGATGCCGCTCGCGGAACGGCAGGCGCGTCACGCGGACATGATGGCCGCGCTGCGCGAGAACAACCTGTCTGTGTGGCGCGACAACTTCCTTGCGGATCTGCGCAACGTGGCGACGGCGTCGTCGGTGACGGCAAAGGCGGTCAAGCTCGCGGACGCGACGGCGACGTAG
- a CDS encoding ATP-binding protein, translating into MRRPVDSLFGRLAVLVVGVLLISHFAWYGLMRLERNQLQTRYAVEEATFLVDAVRQHVARTPDQPLPSRVRLVDPTSTDVPADTNDLPAPLQRFREDVRDRMPAGTLVRVGSPGKPPTLWVRAASDQSWIVVPVQPLRPPRPLDRMVWWLVIIFSTAVMAALFAAWQLQQPLRSLAQAVARFGRGLPVPPVPERGPRELRQLTHGFNQMVQEVASTENDRAVMLAGVAHDLKTPLARMRLRAEMMEEAKLRDGVVRDVDSMAHIVDQFLVFAHDGADRSEPVEVDMQCERVVRSYRAVAAGAPAVQTVLEAGPGFRLPAATLDRVLSNLLDNAHAYGAPPIVVETARTPDGFTLAVSDNGGGIAVHDLISASRPFVRLDPARGGNGHSGLGLAIVERLVRRAGGEWEIGNHEGRGLRVLMRFPFDAVSREASAAENTWGR; encoded by the coding sequence ATGCGCCGACCAGTTGATTCGCTGTTCGGACGGCTGGCGGTGCTGGTCGTCGGGGTGCTGCTGATCTCGCACTTCGCGTGGTATGGGCTGATGCGGCTCGAGCGCAACCAGCTGCAGACTCGCTACGCGGTCGAAGAAGCGACGTTCCTCGTCGACGCCGTGCGTCAGCACGTTGCGCGGACGCCTGATCAGCCGCTGCCGTCACGCGTGCGGCTGGTCGATCCGACCAGCACGGACGTTCCGGCCGATACCAATGATCTTCCGGCCCCGTTGCAGCGTTTCCGCGAGGATGTGCGTGATCGCATGCCGGCAGGCACGCTGGTACGCGTCGGTTCGCCCGGCAAGCCGCCTACCTTGTGGGTCCGCGCGGCGAGTGACCAAAGCTGGATCGTCGTTCCCGTGCAGCCGTTGCGGCCGCCGCGTCCGCTCGACCGGATGGTGTGGTGGCTCGTAATCATCTTTTCCACCGCCGTGATGGCGGCACTCTTTGCCGCCTGGCAGTTGCAGCAGCCGCTGCGCTCGCTGGCCCAGGCGGTCGCGCGGTTCGGCCGCGGCCTGCCTGTGCCGCCGGTGCCAGAACGCGGTCCAAGGGAGCTGCGTCAGCTGACGCACGGTTTCAACCAGATGGTTCAGGAAGTCGCGAGTACCGAGAATGACCGCGCAGTGATGCTCGCGGGCGTTGCTCACGATCTCAAGACGCCGCTTGCCCGGATGCGCCTGCGCGCCGAAATGATGGAGGAAGCGAAGCTGCGCGACGGCGTCGTGCGCGACGTCGATTCGATGGCGCATATCGTCGACCAGTTTCTGGTGTTTGCGCATGACGGCGCCGATCGCAGCGAGCCGGTCGAGGTCGACATGCAGTGCGAGCGTGTCGTGCGCAGTTATCGTGCGGTCGCCGCCGGCGCACCTGCTGTGCAAACCGTGCTGGAGGCCGGTCCGGGCTTTCGCCTGCCTGCCGCGACGCTAGACCGCGTCCTGTCGAACCTGCTCGACAACGCCCATGCGTACGGCGCGCCGCCGATCGTTGTAGAGACGGCGCGCACTCCCGACGGTTTCACGCTCGCTGTCAGCGACAATGGCGGCGGCATCGCCGTACACGATCTGATCAGCGCAAGCCGTCCGTTCGTACGGCTGGATCCGGCGCGCGGCGGTAACGGCCATAGCGGGCTCGGGTTGGCGATCGTCGAGCGGCTGGTGCGGCGTGCGGGCGGAGAGTGGGAAATTGGTAACCATGAGGGGCGTGGCCTGCGTGTCCTGATGCGTTTTCCTTTCGACGCGGTATCGCGCGAAGCATCCGCGGCCGAGAACACCTGGGGCAGGTGA
- a CDS encoding ABC transporter permease subunit — protein sequence MDFTFNLNRTANASAWRVLPNRWDFVAFPLIICLIAMAAIGFHETMAPISTLKTQTISLDPTNLPEYAMRTTLRMLAAMVASLIFTLVYGTLAAKSRRAGLVLVPILDILQSVPVLGYISFTVTFFLALFPARVLGAELAAIFAIFTSQAWNMTFSFYQSLRTVPRDLDEVSRGFHLTSWQRFWKLEVPFSMPGLIWNMMMSMSGGWFFVVASEAITVGNNTITLPGIGAYLAQAITEKNLQAIGWVILAMTVVILAYDQLLFRPLVAWADKFRMETTSSGNAPESWLLDLVRRTRLIHRLLVPLGWMFAKAARVPLQLPTIDRARFQIPQSEKSSKAGDIAWSVIVLLATVYVVSRVVMYVRTGVSMDEVGHVFVLGLITLLRVGLLIAIASVVWVPIGVLIGLRPALAEKMQPLAQFLAAFPANLLFPVFVIVIVRFHLNPDIWLSPLIVLGTQWYILFNVIAGATSYPNDYREAAANFRIRGWQWWRQAMLPGIFPYYVTGAITASGGAWNASIVAEFVQWGDTKVVAHGLGAYIAQNTAAGDYPKIILGIAVMSLFVTLFNRLLWRPMYAYAEAKLRLD from the coding sequence ATGGACTTCACCTTCAACCTGAACCGCACCGCCAATGCGTCCGCATGGCGGGTGCTGCCTAATCGCTGGGACTTCGTCGCCTTTCCGCTCATCATCTGCCTCATCGCGATGGCGGCGATCGGTTTCCACGAGACGATGGCGCCGATCTCCACACTGAAGACGCAGACGATCTCGCTCGATCCGACAAATCTGCCGGAGTATGCAATGCGCACCACGCTGCGGATGCTCGCCGCGATGGTCGCCTCGCTGATCTTCACGCTGGTTTACGGAACACTGGCTGCCAAGAGTCGCCGTGCCGGGCTCGTGCTGGTGCCGATTCTGGACATTCTTCAGTCGGTGCCGGTGCTCGGCTACATTTCGTTTACGGTCACCTTTTTCCTCGCGCTGTTCCCGGCGCGCGTACTGGGCGCGGAACTCGCGGCGATCTTCGCGATCTTTACGAGCCAGGCGTGGAACATGACGTTCAGCTTCTATCAATCGCTGCGCACGGTGCCGCGCGATCTGGATGAAGTGTCGCGCGGCTTTCACCTGACTTCCTGGCAACGGTTCTGGAAGCTCGAAGTGCCGTTCTCGATGCCGGGCCTCATCTGGAACATGATGATGTCGATGTCCGGTGGCTGGTTTTTCGTCGTGGCGTCGGAAGCGATTACGGTTGGCAACAACACCATTACGCTGCCGGGGATCGGCGCTTATCTCGCGCAGGCGATCACGGAGAAGAATTTGCAGGCGATCGGCTGGGTGATCCTCGCGATGACCGTCGTGATCCTCGCCTATGACCAGTTGCTGTTCCGGCCGCTCGTCGCGTGGGCGGACAAGTTCCGCATGGAAACCACCAGTTCGGGCAACGCGCCGGAGTCATGGCTGCTCGACCTGGTGCGGCGTACCCGGCTGATTCACCGCCTGCTCGTGCCGCTTGGCTGGATGTTCGCGAAGGCGGCGCGCGTGCCGCTCCAACTGCCGACGATCGACCGGGCGCGCTTCCAGATCCCGCAAAGCGAGAAGTCGTCGAAGGCCGGCGACATCGCATGGTCGGTCATCGTGCTGCTCGCCACGGTGTACGTGGTCTCTCGCGTGGTCATGTATGTGCGCACGGGCGTCTCGATGGACGAGGTCGGCCATGTGTTCGTGCTCGGGCTCATCACGCTGCTGCGCGTGGGCCTGCTGATCGCGATCGCCTCGGTGGTGTGGGTGCCGATCGGCGTGCTCATCGGGCTGCGTCCGGCGCTCGCCGAGAAAATGCAGCCGCTCGCGCAGTTCCTGGCGGCGTTCCCGGCGAACCTGCTGTTTCCGGTGTTCGTGATCGTGATCGTGCGGTTTCACCTGAATCCCGATATCTGGCTGTCGCCGCTGATCGTGCTCGGCACGCAGTGGTATATCCTGTTCAACGTGATTGCCGGCGCGACCTCGTATCCGAACGACTATCGTGAAGCCGCTGCCAACTTCCGCATTCGCGGCTGGCAATGGTGGCGTCAGGCGATGCTGCCGGGCATTTTCCCCTATTACGTGACGGGTGCGATCACGGCTTCGGGCGGCGCGTGGAACGCGAGCATCGTCGCGGAATTCGTCCAGTGGGGCGACACGAAGGTCGTTGCGCACGGCCTTGGCGCCTACATTGCGCAGAACACCGCGGCAGGCGACTATCCGAAGATCATTCTCGGCATTGCCGTGATGTCGCTGTTCGTGACCTTGTTCAACCGCCTGTTGTGGCGTCCGATGTACGCCTATGCCGAAGCCAAGCTCCGGCTCGATTGA
- a CDS encoding nitrate/sulfonate/bicarbonate ABC transporter ATP-binding protein, which translates to MQNPKAVTAPPIQTPPMPPRLGEEILRVKEVCRGFNKTQGELLVLDDANLSLREGEIVGLLGRSGSGKSTLLRIIAGLIEPTGGEVTYMGKPLDGPAKGVAMVFQTFALFPWLTVLQNVEAGLEAQGVGARERRERALAAIDLIGLDGFENAYPRELSGGMRQRVGFARALVVDPTLLLMDEPFSALDVLTAETLRTDLLDLWTQGRMPIKSVLIVTHNIEEAVFMCDRILVLSSNPGRVIAEIKVPFKHPRNRLDPTFRRLVDDIYAKMTARQTGEATRKGLELGSWLPHVSTNLMAGLIETLAAAPYHGRADMPEIARSLHLEVDDLFPVAEVLQHLGFADVREGDIFLTPPARVFAEFGTQERKMMFAEHLLRHVPLAARIKKVLNERPGHRAPRVRFEQELEDFLSDSAAEETLDAVINWGRYGEIFSYNDQTEIFSLEDVES; encoded by the coding sequence ATGCAAAATCCCAAAGCCGTAACCGCCCCGCCGATCCAGACGCCGCCGATGCCCCCTCGCCTCGGCGAAGAGATCTTGCGCGTCAAGGAAGTGTGCCGTGGCTTTAACAAGACGCAGGGCGAACTGCTCGTGCTCGACGACGCGAATCTGTCGCTGCGCGAGGGCGAGATCGTCGGGCTGCTTGGCCGTTCCGGCTCGGGCAAGTCGACCCTCCTGCGCATCATCGCCGGGCTGATCGAGCCGACGGGAGGCGAAGTCACCTATATGGGCAAACCGCTCGACGGCCCCGCCAAAGGCGTCGCGATGGTGTTTCAGACCTTCGCGCTGTTCCCGTGGCTCACCGTGCTGCAAAACGTGGAAGCCGGGCTCGAGGCGCAGGGCGTGGGCGCACGCGAGCGTCGCGAGCGCGCGCTGGCGGCGATCGACCTGATCGGCCTCGACGGCTTCGAAAACGCGTATCCGCGCGAGCTGTCGGGCGGCATGCGCCAGCGCGTGGGTTTTGCGCGTGCGCTGGTCGTCGATCCGACGCTGCTTCTGATGGACGAGCCGTTTTCCGCGCTCGACGTGCTGACCGCCGAAACGCTGCGTACCGACCTGCTCGACCTCTGGACGCAGGGCCGCATGCCGATCAAGTCGGTGCTGATCGTCACGCACAACATCGAGGAAGCGGTGTTCATGTGCGACCGGATTCTCGTGCTGTCGTCCAATCCTGGCCGTGTGATCGCAGAAATCAAGGTGCCGTTCAAGCATCCGCGCAACCGTCTCGACCCGACGTTCCGCCGTCTCGTCGACGACATCTACGCGAAGATGACCGCGCGTCAGACGGGCGAAGCGACCAGGAAGGGGCTCGAACTCGGCAGCTGGCTGCCGCATGTGTCGACCAACCTGATGGCCGGCCTGATCGAAACGCTGGCCGCCGCGCCGTATCACGGCCGCGCGGACATGCCGGAAATTGCCCGTTCGCTGCATCTCGAGGTCGACGATCTGTTCCCGGTCGCCGAAGTGCTGCAGCATCTCGGTTTTGCGGACGTGCGCGAAGGCGATATTTTCCTCACGCCGCCAGCGCGCGTCTTTGCGGAGTTCGGCACGCAGGAGCGCAAGATGATGTTCGCCGAGCATCTGCTGCGACATGTGCCGCTCGCTGCACGGATCAAGAAGGTGCTGAACGAGCGTCCGGGACACCGTGCGCCACGCGTGCGCTTCGAGCAGGAACTGGAAGATTTTCTCTCCGACAGCGCCGCCGAAGAGACGCTCGACGCCGTGATCAACTGGGGCCGCTATGGCGAGATCTTCTCGTACAACGACCAGACGGAAATCTTCAGCCTTGAGGACGTCGAGTCCTGA
- a CDS encoding sensor domain-containing diguanylate cyclase, protein MNRTILRQATGPVSFVLIVFLCWFIAGMIADRMVQQELDAAMRSQQQMSSSIVDNMAEVIASDLAMSRAIPATMAELGVIQHALAQTQDYAVKSTDGEPSHRDELLKVPELIAVSNFLHDAQGFSGLDSIWLVNANGLCVASSNSQNSQTLIGIDMRARSYLANALLGAFAEAYGVGRASGEPGIFISAPVYDDGLLVGAVVAKVGIARLRHWVAHAGTFVADDNGVIIMAHDSSLEGRALPHSRVTRMPVAERLSIYRRDAFPEIEILPATEQVRQRAPWIPEALAAQLFNMPEQHMPALYEYRIGLNSGLSAHLVDPLAAWPELLRNHTRDRLLVFLTLAGTVALAWVIAVSYMRERRHHRATRDLAEQLQSANTLLSAEARHDALTGALSRRYFLDLLRGEIDTARAKREPLCVAIADLDHFKQINDRFGHAAGDRALEHFVDTCRAELRGGDSIGRLGGEEFGILLPATTLAAGLEVVERLRQRLKAAPSAKLPSSAALSVSIGITELSAEDLPERIMSRADLALYQAKSAGRDRSKAVPPDDTAPPARAAASVW, encoded by the coding sequence ATGAACAGGACAATCTTGCGCCAGGCAACCGGACCGGTCAGTTTCGTACTGATCGTGTTCCTGTGCTGGTTCATCGCGGGCATGATCGCCGACCGGATGGTACAGCAAGAGCTGGACGCCGCGATGCGTTCGCAGCAACAGATGTCCTCGTCGATTGTCGACAACATGGCCGAGGTGATCGCAAGCGACCTCGCAATGTCGCGCGCCATTCCGGCCACGATGGCCGAACTGGGCGTGATCCAGCACGCGCTCGCGCAAACGCAGGATTATGCCGTGAAGAGCACCGACGGGGAACCCTCGCACCGCGATGAGTTGCTGAAGGTGCCCGAGCTGATCGCCGTCAGCAACTTCCTTCACGACGCGCAGGGCTTCTCCGGGCTCGACTCGATCTGGCTTGTGAACGCTAACGGGCTGTGCGTCGCGTCGAGCAACTCCCAGAACTCGCAGACCCTGATCGGCATCGACATGCGCGCGCGCAGCTATCTGGCGAACGCGCTGCTCGGCGCGTTCGCCGAGGCCTACGGCGTCGGCCGGGCGAGCGGCGAGCCGGGCATCTTCATCTCGGCGCCCGTCTATGACGACGGCCTGCTGGTCGGCGCGGTCGTCGCCAAGGTCGGGATCGCGCGGTTGCGCCACTGGGTCGCGCACGCGGGCACCTTCGTCGCCGACGACAACGGCGTCATCATCATGGCGCACGACAGCTCGCTCGAAGGCCGCGCACTGCCCCACTCACGGGTCACCCGGATGCCGGTTGCGGAACGCCTGAGCATCTATCGCCGCGACGCTTTCCCCGAGATTGAAATCCTCCCGGCCACGGAACAGGTGCGCCAGCGGGCGCCATGGATCCCGGAGGCGCTTGCCGCACAGCTCTTCAACATGCCCGAGCAGCATATGCCGGCGCTGTATGAATACCGCATCGGCCTGAACTCCGGGCTGTCCGCCCATCTCGTCGACCCGCTCGCGGCGTGGCCCGAACTGCTGCGCAATCACACCCGCGACCGGTTGCTGGTGTTCCTGACGCTTGCTGGCACGGTTGCGCTGGCATGGGTGATCGCCGTGTCGTACATGCGCGAACGGCGCCATCACCGGGCGACGCGCGATCTGGCCGAGCAGCTCCAGTCGGCCAATACGCTGCTGTCGGCCGAAGCCCGGCACGACGCGCTGACAGGCGCGCTGTCGCGACGCTACTTCCTGGATCTGCTGAGGGGTGAAATCGATACCGCTCGCGCCAAACGCGAGCCGTTGTGCGTGGCGATCGCCGATCTCGACCATTTCAAGCAGATCAACGACCGCTTCGGCCACGCCGCCGGCGACCGTGCTCTCGAACATTTCGTCGACACCTGCCGGGCCGAACTGCGCGGAGGCGATTCAATCGGCCGGCTGGGCGGCGAGGAGTTCGGCATTCTGTTGCCCGCAACCACACTCGCGGCCGGGCTCGAAGTCGTGGAACGGCTGCGCCAGCGGCTGAAGGCTGCGCCGTCGGCGAAACTGCCGTCTTCGGCGGCACTCAGCGTGAGCATTGGAATAACGGAGCTTTCCGCCGAAGATCTCCCCGAACGAATCATGAGCCGCGCCGACCTCGCACTTTACCAGGCGAAATCGGCCGGCCGCGACCGCAGCAAGGCCGTCCCGCCGGACGACACCGCGCCGCCCGCGCGGGCGGCTGCTTCAGTCTGGTAA
- a CDS encoding DUF883 family protein: protein MNETTVQLALGKQKIVEDLRVLLTDSEEMLRLASTVPGEGIEALRERLRMHVDTLQSALGDAQSEARQRYRVAADNTDRYVRDNPWQAVGIAAGMGLLLGVLAAR from the coding sequence ATGAACGAGACCACAGTACAGCTTGCACTGGGCAAGCAGAAGATCGTTGAGGACCTCAGGGTCCTGTTGACGGACTCGGAAGAAATGTTGCGGCTCGCATCCACCGTACCGGGGGAGGGTATCGAAGCGCTGCGCGAACGTTTGCGCATGCACGTCGATACGCTGCAGTCGGCGCTTGGCGATGCGCAGTCCGAAGCCAGGCAGCGCTATCGCGTCGCTGCCGACAACACCGATCGCTATGTACGCGACAACCCCTGGCAGGCGGTAGGCATTGCCGCCGGGATGGGTCTATTGCTGGGTGTGCTGGCGGCACGCTGA
- a CDS encoding sigma-54 dependent transcriptional regulator produces MPHVLIVDDDPGTREALATIIAEDGLTTVTAGDLREARIQLVRQTPDVIFTDLKLPDGSGVDLFEDLDPQSGVEVIVITGHATVESAVNALKMGATDYLVKPINMQRVKAILSRLPRAGDLKAEIGTLRGELRRMGRFGLMLGNSPVMQEVYDQISRVAPTAASVMLVGESGTGKEVAAQTVHQLSLRRKHAFLAVNCGAISPNLIESEMFGHERGSFTGADRQHKGYFERANGGTLFLDEITEMPIELQVKLLRVLETGMFMRVGTTKEIETDVRLIAATNRDPEQAVLEGKLRLDLYHRLNVFPISLPPLRERSKDVELLAQAFLDELNERHGTKKHFPHAVKDMLLSYPWPGNVRELKNYVQRAHIMSGTDSDSTATVPLQISLSKPAVGTAVTIPFGTSLAEADRQLILATLEQCGGVKTRAAEILGISLKTLYNRLVEYGNDANRTADGEADDESRALGDADA; encoded by the coding sequence ATGCCACACGTATTGATTGTCGACGACGATCCTGGTACCCGCGAGGCGCTCGCCACCATCATCGCCGAGGATGGCCTGACCACGGTCACGGCTGGCGATCTGCGCGAAGCCCGCATCCAGCTGGTCCGGCAAACGCCGGATGTCATTTTCACCGACCTCAAGCTGCCAGACGGCAGTGGGGTCGACCTGTTCGAAGATCTCGATCCGCAATCGGGCGTCGAGGTCATCGTCATTACCGGCCATGCGACGGTCGAGTCGGCTGTCAACGCGCTGAAGATGGGCGCGACCGACTACCTCGTGAAGCCGATCAACATGCAGCGTGTGAAGGCGATCCTGAGCCGACTTCCGCGCGCGGGCGACCTGAAGGCGGAGATCGGCACACTGCGTGGCGAGCTGCGGCGGATGGGCCGTTTCGGTTTGATGCTCGGCAATTCGCCGGTCATGCAGGAGGTCTACGACCAGATCAGCCGCGTGGCGCCGACGGCCGCTTCCGTCATGCTGGTCGGCGAATCGGGTACGGGCAAGGAAGTCGCCGCGCAGACCGTGCACCAGCTGAGCCTGCGTCGCAAGCATGCCTTCCTTGCTGTGAATTGTGGCGCGATCTCACCCAATCTGATCGAGTCGGAAATGTTCGGTCATGAGCGCGGCTCGTTCACGGGCGCGGATCGTCAGCACAAGGGCTATTTCGAGCGCGCGAACGGTGGCACGCTGTTCCTCGATGAAATCACCGAAATGCCGATCGAGTTGCAGGTCAAGCTGCTGCGCGTGCTGGAAACGGGCATGTTCATGCGCGTCGGCACGACGAAGGAGATCGAAACCGACGTGCGCCTGATCGCCGCGACGAATCGCGATCCAGAGCAGGCCGTGTTGGAAGGTAAGCTGCGCCTTGACCTGTACCATCGTCTGAACGTATTCCCGATCAGCCTGCCGCCGTTGCGCGAGCGCAGCAAGGACGTGGAACTGCTGGCGCAGGCATTCCTCGACGAGCTCAACGAGCGTCATGGCACAAAGAAGCACTTCCCGCATGCCGTGAAAGACATGCTGCTTTCGTATCCTTGGCCGGGCAATGTGCGTGAATTGAAGAACTACGTGCAGCGTGCGCACATCATGTCCGGCACCGATTCGGACAGCACAGCGACGGTACCGTTGCAGATTTCACTGTCGAAGCCGGCGGTGGGAACGGCGGTCACGATTCCGTTCGGCACGTCGCTCGCCGAGGCCGACCGTCAGCTGATTCTCGCGACGCTGGAGCAGTGCGGCGGCGTGAAGACGCGCGCGGCGGAGATTCTCGGCATCAGCCTGAAGACCTTGTATAACCGACTCGTCGAATACGGCAATGATGCAAACCGGACCGCCGATGGCGAAGCAGACGATGAGTCTCGCGCGTTGGGCGATGCCGACGCCTGA